CGCTAAAAGACTTACCCAAAGATTACCCTTATGGTAATGCATATATGATTGTGGTAAGCAAGAAACATATCAAGTGTATTTCAGTACAAGAACTGGAGGAAGGAAAAGAAATTTTGCCCACCTCCAGAAACTATTTGGGGAACCGAAAAGAATTTGAATTAGATAAGCAAGTGATCATTGATTTTTGCGATTTTGCCGTACAATTTTTTGATGGGGTGGAATAAATATTGAGTTATGGAAGACTGGAAGGATTATTTAGTATTGGTGACAGCAGCATCCTCAATTGGATTTGGGTTTTGGTCAAATTTGCAAAATCGAGCGGCACACAAAGCGAATAGGAAGGATAGAGAGGCTCGTCAAAAACTACTAGAAACAGAAAAGAAAAGAGCCAATCAAAATGAATTGGCGCTTAAAATAGTGGAGCGGATTGTATCCATTTTTGCGGCTATTAGAAATATCCGAGACCCACGTTACGATATTGGACCGACATATTGGAGAATAACGCAAGAAGACTATCCAATCAAACACTTTTTAGAAGAATATAAAGAAGCCTTTGATAGTCTGAAATCGGAGCAATTAAATCTAGAGTTAGATAGTCTAAGAGTTCAAGTTTTGTTGGGTGAAAAAGCCCATAAAGCAATTGATTGGTTCCAATTCTATATCCATGATTTCATTAATGATTTACAAGCGTTGGAATATGAAGAAACCGATGAGGTTCGTAAAAGAGAGCAGGTAAGTAAATTTAGAAGAACCTTTAATAAAGATCCGGCCTCTGAATTCAATCAAGAGTTAATGAAGCGGATAAAGGGAGTTTTCACCGAATTATCTCCATTTTTAGATGAAAATCTGGGGAATTTTGAGCATTTTCGTGGATACGGGGTTAAAAAAGAAACAAAATGAGCCAATCTAACTTTAAATACTTAGAAAAAGAGTTTTCCCTATTGTACAATATTGGACTCACTGCCGAATACAATTTGTATCAAGATCCGGTGACTACTTTGTTTAAACTACGCTTGTTTGGTGAGAAGCTAACCGATAAAATTTATGAAGAGCATTACCTAGAGTTTCCCTACGATAGTTCGTTTCATAATAAATTGAAAACACTTCAGTACGAAAACTTACTTCCTGATAGAGTAAGAGATTTACTGTTTACCATCAAGAATAAAGGTAATGTAGCCGTACACGATTCAAAGGGAAGTGTGGATGATGCTAAAACCGCCTTGTTTTCTGCCTTTAAAGTAGCTAAATGGTTTTATAGTACCTATGCCAAAGAGCTTACAGATATTTCAACGATACGATTCTCTTTACCAGAAAACCTAGATGCACGACACGCATTGGCTATGGTAGAAAAGGAATACAAAATTCTGGAAGAAAAGTTTACGGAGTTATTGCAACAGCGTGAAATTAAAGAAGAACCTGCTGCCCAGCGTAAAGCGGTTATTACACGTTCTGAATCGGCTGCGCGAAATATTGATATGAGCGAGGCCGAAACGCGCGTACTTATTGATGAACAATTAATAAATGCAGGGTGGGAGGCGAATACCGCTGAATTAAATTATAAAACGAACAAAACTCGTCCGCAAAAAGGCAAAATGATGGCTATTGCCGAATGGCCAATGCAAAACAAATGGGCCGATTATGCTTTATTTATTGGGAAGGAACTATACGGTATTGTTGAGGCAAAAAAATATGCCAACGACATTTCTACCGACTTGACTCAAGCCAAGGTGTATGCCTCTTTAGCAGAAGCCAAGAACGATGCGCAATTAATTGGCGAATGGGATAAGTACAAAGTACCATTTTTATTTGCTACCAACGGGCGACCGTATTTAGAACAAATCAAAACCAAAAGCGGTATTTGGTTTTTAGATATCCGTAATAACCGCAATAGAGCAAGGCCTTTAAGAGGCTGGTTTTCGCCCGAAGGGCTCAAAGAATTATTAGAACAAGATTTGGCGGCTTCTAACAAGCAATTAGAAGATTCGGATATTAGTTATTTAAAAAATAAAAATGGTCTTGGGTTACGCGATTATCAAATTCAAGCCATTCAGGCAGTAGAGCAAAAAATTGCCACTCAACCCGATGACCGAAAAGCCTTACTGGCTATGGCTACGGGTACGGGTAAAACTCGAACCATTATGGGGTTGTGTTACCGCTTAATTAAAGCCAATAGGTTTCGTAGAATTCTATTTTTAGTAGATCGTACGCTGTTAGCCACTCAGGCCATTGGTTCGTTTAAAGATAATAAGATAGAAGACCTCAACACCTTCTCTGAAACGTACAAGGTAGAAGGACTTAAAGAAATTATTCCTGATTTAGAAACACGCTTGCATTTTGCTACAGTTCAGGGTATGGTTAAGCGCTTGTTTTACTCCGAAGAAGGAGAAAGCAAATTGTCTATTGATACCTACGATTGCATTATTGTAGACGAGGCCCATCGTGGGTACTTGCAAGATAAGGAAATGGATGATGAAGAACTCAACTTCAAAAACCAAAAAGACTATGTAAGCAAATACCGTATGGTATTAGATTACTTTGATGCGTATGCCGTGGGTTTAACGGCTACTCCGGCACTGCATACATCTCAAATTTTTGGGCATCCGGTGTTTACCTATTCGTATAGAGAAGCGGTGATTGATGGTTTTTTAATTGACCACGATCCTCCATACATTATTAAAACCAAACTCAGTGAAGAAGGTATTGTATGGGAAAAAGGAGCAAAGCCTAAGGTATACGATCAAGAAACCAATTCTATTGTAGAGATGGATGCTATTGAAGATGAATTAAGCATTGATATTTCTGGGTTTAATAAAATGGTGATTACCGAACCGTTTAACCGAACGGTGGTAAAGCAACTTGTGCAGGAGCTAGACCCAGAGGGCGAAGAAAAATCGTTGATTTTTGCGGCACGCGATGAACATGCCGATTTAATTGTAGAATACCTCAAAGAGGAATTTGAAAATATTGGCGTAGATGTACCTGATGAAGCCATTGTGAAAATTACTGGTAAATCTTACGATCCGCAGGGGTTGTTAACGCAATTCAAAAACGAAAAATACCCCAACATTGCTGTTACGGTTGATTTATTGACCACTGGTGTAGATGTGCCAGCCATTAGTAATTTGGTGTTTTTGCGCAGAATAAAATCACGGATTTTGTATGAGCAAATGCTGGGTAGAGCTACCCGTAGATGCGATGACATAGGCAAAGAAGTATTTAGAATTTTTGATGCGGTTAGAGTATATGAAACCTTAGAAGATTACACCTCTATGAAACCGGTTTCTCCCAACCCGTCTACCACGTTTACCCAGTTGGCCGAAGAAATGGAGTTGATTGAATCTAACGAACGTGCGCGTAAGCAATTGGAGCAAATTATTGCCAAGTTGCAACGTAAACGTAAAAAGCTAAGTACCGAAGATGAAGAGCGCTTTAGATATAATGCCGAAGGAAAAGATCCAGATAGTTTCATTGATATGCTTAAGGACCATGTAGCCAATGAATCGCCTGCGCAGGTTATGCAATATGCGCAGTTATGGAAATTTTTAGACGAATATAAATCAGCTCCTGCGTTGCTGTATTGGGCGGAACAAAAGGATGAATACCTCACCACCGAACGAGGGTATGGGAAAGGGGAAAAACCAGAAGATTACCTAGATAGTTTTAGTGTGTTCATAAAACAAAACCTCAATAAAATTGCTGCGTTACAAATTATTTGTAGGCGCCCCAAAGAGTTGGATAGACAGAGTTTGAAAGAACTCAAAATGCTGTTGGATGAAAATGGATTTAATGCCCGTACGTTAAACACCGCTTGGAAGGCTTCTAAAAACGAGGATATTGCGGCTGATATTATTTCGTATATCCGTACCCTGGCTATGGGTAATGCCTTGGTAAATCATGAAGATAGAATTTCAAATGCGGTGTCCCAGGTGCGTAGTATGCGTTCTTGGAACAAAATTCAACTGAAATGGATAGACCGTTTTGAAAAGCAATTACTCCAAGAAAACATTATTCAACCCGGTGATTTAGATACCAATCCTTTTCAAGAGGCGGGCGGGTTTAAACGCCTAAATAAAATATTTGATAACCAATTAGATGAGGTGTTAAACACCATTAACGATAATTTATATCCACAAATAGCTTAAAAAAAGCGGCTATTTTCTAACCTATTGGCTATTATTACAGAAATAAAATAAGAAGAATGAGCGCGGAAGAAATATCAAATAAACTGTGGAACTTGTGTAACGTTTTGCGTGATGATGGCGTAACCTATCACCAGTATTTAAATGAGTTAACTTACATTTTATTTTTAAAACTATCTGATGTAAAAAACTTTACGGATCAAATACCGCAAGAGTACCAATGGGAAACCTTAAAGGCCATTAAAGATAATAAGCAGCTTTTTGATACGTACCGCGATATGTTGGCAAATATTAGTGCTAAATCTAACAATGCTACCATTAAAGAAATTTACACCAATGCGTCTACTACATTACGTAAGCCAGTAAATCTTCGCACATTGGTTACCCAAATAGATTTAATTGATTGGTACGAAGAGCAAGAGCGCGATACCATGGGGCAGATTTATGAAGATCTGTTAGAAAAAAATGCCAACGAAAAGAAAAGTGGTGCTGGGCAGTACTTTACACCACGCCCGCTTATTGAGGTAATGATTGAACTAATGGCGCCTAAATTGGGGCAAACATGGAACGATCCTGCGTGCGGAACTTTTGGGTTTATGATATCGTTAGATCAGTATTTAAAAGACCGTTACGATTACGTGTTTGATACCAATGAAAAAGAACGCGATTTCCAAATTAATAAAGCCCTAAGCGGTGTGGAGTTGGTGCAAGATGCCCACCGTTTGGCATTAATGAATGCCAAACTGCACGGGTTAGATAGCCAAATATATTTGAACGATACGCTTACCGAGTATGGAAAAACCTTAAAAGGATTTGATGGCGTATTGGCCAACCCACCTTTTGGAACCAAAAAAGGAGGCGAAAAACCTACGCGCGATGATTTAACATTTTTGAGCAGCAATAAACAGCTCAATTTTTTACAACACATTTACCGTTCGTTGCATAAAAAAGGTACGGCACAAGCCGCTGTGGTATTACCCGATAACGTATTGTTTGAAGATGGCGATGGGCAGCGTATCCGTAAAGATTTACTAGATAAATGTAACCTCCATACCATATTACGTTTACCTACAGGTATTTTTTATGCGGCTGGTGTAAAAACCAATGTGTTGTTTTTTACCCGTGGCAAAACCGAAACGGGTAACACCAAAAACATTTGGTATTACGATATGCGCACCAACGCCCCTAGTTATGGTAAGCGTACCCCATTTACGCGTAAAGCCTTTGCCGATTTTATTACCGCTTATACAGGTGGCCTAACGGCCGATGCCGTAAAAATGGCATACGATGGCACCATTGACGAACAAAAACGGGCAGCCATTAAAGACGAACGTTGGCAGAGCATTAGCCGAGAAGAAATTGCTAAAAAGAATGATTCTTTAGATTTAGGCTTAATAGCCGATGACAGCATTACCAAAGTAGAAGACATTGGCGAACCAATGGATATTGCCAAAGAAGCTTTAACAGCATTGGATGCTATTACCCAAGAGTTGAACGCAATTATTAAAGAGTTGGCCTAATGGAGAAGTTACCGAAGAATTGGATTGAGACCTCATTGGGTTATATTTCAGAATGGTCATCTGGAGGAACACCAAAAAGGAATAATGCAGCTTACTATAATGGACACATTCCATGGATTAAAACTGGAGATTTAAATAATGGACTTATAGAAACTGTTTCAGAGTATATAACTGAAGAAGGGTTGAATAATTCAAGCGCAAAGGTTTTCCCAAAGGGTTCAGTTGCCATAGCTATGTATGGAGCAACCATTGGTAAAACAGGGTTGTTTGGTATGGATGCTGCGACAAATCAAGCTTGTGGAGTGGCGCAGCCATATTTAGGAATGAATAAGTTTCTACATTACTACCTAAAGTCTGAAAAACAAGCATTTATTGATAAGGGGAAAGGAGGGGCCCAACCGAACATATCTCAAACTGTTTTGAAGGCCCATAAAATTGGGTTACCCCCGCTTGCAGAGCAACAACGCATTGTAGCCAAGTTAGATGGTTTATTTGGGCATTTGGAGCAGGTGAAAACCCGTTTGGATAAAGTGCCTCAATTGCTTAAAAACTTCCGCCAAGCCATCCTTACCCAAGCAGTAACCGGTAAGTTAACGGAGGAGTGGCGTAAAGGGAAGGAGTTGGATGAAGCGTATTTTTACGATATTGAAAAATCACATCTGAGTAAAACGAAGCCAGTTAAGGTAAGAGGGAAAAAAGGTTTTAATGAAGAGTTAGGCCTATTTGAGATACCAAAAAATTGGAGGTGGATATCAAATTATAAATTGACTGTTGATGGAGGAAACTCTATTTGTGCGGGACCTTTTGGGACAATTTTTAAAGCTAAAGATTTTAGAACCGAAGGTATTCCAATAATTTTTTTAAGACACGTAAAGCCTGAAGGGTTTAACCAAAGGAAACCAAACTATATGGATCCGACAGTATGGAAAGAATATCATCAGGAATATTCAATATATGGTGGAGAGTTATTGATAACTAAGCTTGGGGATCCACCTGGAGATGCAACCATTTTTCCATCTGATTTTGGTGTTGCAATGTTAACACCGGATGTAATGAAGGCTGATTACAATCCCGAATTATTTAATGTAAAATATGCGTCATACTACTTTAATTCAAATGTATGTAAGGACATCATTTCAGATGTCTCTTTTGGTATGACTCGATTAAGAATTGATTTAACCATGTTTAAATCTTTTCCTATACCAGTTCCTTCGATTCAAGAACAAACCGAAATCGTTCGCAGGGTAGAGCAGTTATTTGCCAAGGCAGATAAAATAGAAGCGGCTTATACTCATTTAAAACAAAAAGTAGATAATTTACCCCAAGCCATACTAGCTAAGGCCTTTAAAGGAGAGTTGGTAGAGCAGTTACCTACAGACGGTGATGCTAAGGAGTTATTATCGAAGATTGCGGCTTTGAAAGCAGAGGCTGTTAAGGGTAAAAAGAAGGGGAGGAAGAAATAACTTGATTCGATTGATTAAAACAAAGATTAGCGGAATTATCAAAACTGTCTTTGATCTTCCACTGTGGTTTTTAATGACCGTATCTTTTATATTAAGCGTCAACTTAACTTATTTACTATGGATTTTACTAGGTTAATAAAGGAGATTGAAATAAAAATTAAACGGAATGCAATATTCTTTTCCATTTTATTAGGTATTACGGTTGTTTCGGCCGCATATTTTGGAGGGTACGAGCCATACCAGGATTGGTGGCAACAATATATTGGGAATAAAACAGGGCAAGGAATAATTACCAATCTGATCGTAATTACTACTACTATTTATGCTTTCTCTGTTCCCATCTCTATTACTTTAATAGCTAAAAAATTTGCTCCGTATGATGAAGGTATTTTACGAGAGTTTTTGTTTGGCACCTGGAATGTTCAGTATCAAGTTATTGGTTTACCTATAATAATTGGACTCTTAGTAATCTTGAATTTTGTCGAAGCATTTAGAGGTTTTAATACATTGGTTTTAGGAATTTCAGTTTTATATGCAATTTGGAATACCTATATCTTTTTTAGGTATATAATTGATATTACTATCAACGGAGAGAAGTATATAATTAAGTGGAGCCTTAAAAGGGCGAAGAAAAATTTACTATGAAATTGAAGGTAG
This genomic interval from bacterium SCSIO 12643 contains the following:
- a CDS encoding restriction endonuclease subunit S, giving the protein MEKLPKNWIETSLGYISEWSSGGTPKRNNAAYYNGHIPWIKTGDLNNGLIETVSEYITEEGLNNSSAKVFPKGSVAIAMYGATIGKTGLFGMDAATNQACGVAQPYLGMNKFLHYYLKSEKQAFIDKGKGGAQPNISQTVLKAHKIGLPPLAEQQRIVAKLDGLFGHLEQVKTRLDKVPQLLKNFRQAILTQAVTGKLTEEWRKGKELDEAYFYDIEKSHLSKTKPVKVRGKKGFNEELGLFEIPKNWRWISNYKLTVDGGNSICAGPFGTIFKAKDFRTEGIPIIFLRHVKPEGFNQRKPNYMDPTVWKEYHQEYSIYGGELLITKLGDPPGDATIFPSDFGVAMLTPDVMKADYNPELFNVKYASYYFNSNVCKDIISDVSFGMTRLRIDLTMFKSFPIPVPSIQEQTEIVRRVEQLFAKADKIEAAYTHLKQKVDNLPQAILAKAFKGELVEQLPTDGDAKELLSKIAALKAEAVKGKKKGRKK
- a CDS encoding N-6 DNA methylase, giving the protein MSAEEISNKLWNLCNVLRDDGVTYHQYLNELTYILFLKLSDVKNFTDQIPQEYQWETLKAIKDNKQLFDTYRDMLANISAKSNNATIKEIYTNASTTLRKPVNLRTLVTQIDLIDWYEEQERDTMGQIYEDLLEKNANEKKSGAGQYFTPRPLIEVMIELMAPKLGQTWNDPACGTFGFMISLDQYLKDRYDYVFDTNEKERDFQINKALSGVELVQDAHRLALMNAKLHGLDSQIYLNDTLTEYGKTLKGFDGVLANPPFGTKKGGEKPTRDDLTFLSSNKQLNFLQHIYRSLHKKGTAQAAVVLPDNVLFEDGDGQRIRKDLLDKCNLHTILRLPTGIFYAAGVKTNVLFFTRGKTETGNTKNIWYYDMRTNAPSYGKRTPFTRKAFADFITAYTGGLTADAVKMAYDGTIDEQKRAAIKDERWQSISREEIAKKNDSLDLGLIADDSITKVEDIGEPMDIAKEALTALDAITQELNAIIKELA
- the hsdR gene encoding type I restriction-modification system endonuclease, encoding MSQSNFKYLEKEFSLLYNIGLTAEYNLYQDPVTTLFKLRLFGEKLTDKIYEEHYLEFPYDSSFHNKLKTLQYENLLPDRVRDLLFTIKNKGNVAVHDSKGSVDDAKTALFSAFKVAKWFYSTYAKELTDISTIRFSLPENLDARHALAMVEKEYKILEEKFTELLQQREIKEEPAAQRKAVITRSESAARNIDMSEAETRVLIDEQLINAGWEANTAELNYKTNKTRPQKGKMMAIAEWPMQNKWADYALFIGKELYGIVEAKKYANDISTDLTQAKVYASLAEAKNDAQLIGEWDKYKVPFLFATNGRPYLEQIKTKSGIWFLDIRNNRNRARPLRGWFSPEGLKELLEQDLAASNKQLEDSDISYLKNKNGLGLRDYQIQAIQAVEQKIATQPDDRKALLAMATGTGKTRTIMGLCYRLIKANRFRRILFLVDRTLLATQAIGSFKDNKIEDLNTFSETYKVEGLKEIIPDLETRLHFATVQGMVKRLFYSEEGESKLSIDTYDCIIVDEAHRGYLQDKEMDDEELNFKNQKDYVSKYRMVLDYFDAYAVGLTATPALHTSQIFGHPVFTYSYREAVIDGFLIDHDPPYIIKTKLSEEGIVWEKGAKPKVYDQETNSIVEMDAIEDELSIDISGFNKMVITEPFNRTVVKQLVQELDPEGEEKSLIFAARDEHADLIVEYLKEEFENIGVDVPDEAIVKITGKSYDPQGLLTQFKNEKYPNIAVTVDLLTTGVDVPAISNLVFLRRIKSRILYEQMLGRATRRCDDIGKEVFRIFDAVRVYETLEDYTSMKPVSPNPSTTFTQLAEEMELIESNERARKQLEQIIAKLQRKRKKLSTEDEERFRYNAEGKDPDSFIDMLKDHVANESPAQVMQYAQLWKFLDEYKSAPALLYWAEQKDEYLTTERGYGKGEKPEDYLDSFSVFIKQNLNKIAALQIICRRPKELDRQSLKELKMLLDENGFNARTLNTAWKASKNEDIAADIISYIRTLAMGNALVNHEDRISNAVSQVRSMRSWNKIQLKWIDRFEKQLLQENIIQPGDLDTNPFQEAGGFKRLNKIFDNQLDEVLNTINDNLYPQIA